One genomic region from Quercus robur chromosome 4, dhQueRobu3.1, whole genome shotgun sequence encodes:
- the LOC126723302 gene encoding uncharacterized protein LOC126723302 isoform X7, with the protein MASTSIQTVPSPITSAFSKPQPKYDVFLSFRGEDTRCTFTDHLYRALEYKRIIAFRDDKELEMGKPISLELLEAIEKSTVAVIIFSKNYASSTWCLEELAKIVECRDRGIILRVLPIFYYVEPTDVRHQKNTFAEAFAKHEKRFEENPTKVQKWKTALTNVASLSGRHLKDGVPEANFIQNIVEWIDLKLNEKRSNDTEDGLVGISSRVEEMISYLDLESTDVHFIGICEKSGMGKTTLARAVFDKILKQFEASSFLENVREESKAHGLKTLQERLLCDIGKGGLRVKDVHKGMQVISDILHNKKVLIVVDDVSERSQLETLVGKRDLFGKGSRIIVTTEDRDLLASYEIKIVYKARGLNEVEALQLFSLNAFHKPHCENDFLEYCNNFVEYAQRIPLVLKVLGSYLYTRTKNEWESALNQLIRAIPHEKTTKKLRIAFDGLGADEKKLFLDIACFFQGEEKNRIADILESYFSGINPIKNLIDKSLITLVVGEKLWMHNLLQQMGWEIVSEASDEAGERSRLWHCDDVLDVLKNNTGTKHIEGMLLRLPPDDEEELNAESFSKMNKLRLLKICKVRLSCLSYLSNELCWLEWHDYPLESLPNSFQPGELVELIMHRSCLQQLPSEFSKLGKLKLIDLSDSQNLTRTPDFTGFSNIERLNFQGCTRLHELHPSVGGLKRLILLNLKYCKCLENLPSELNLESLKTLILSGCSRFKKFPRIGRNMRSLLKLYLDGTAIEELPPTIGRLTGLTLLNLQDCKNLKSFPSDIHSLTSLGILTLSGCKCQPPKAGHLLGLSPIGSSIGATRTFPRLILFLFLSFLAWRYTYLRIPIFATTALSTYCFHNARHPEPGPINLLLSNSFSKLSTLVTLSLSDCNLLALPDDPSCLLSIEYLNLSKNNFICLPDYTSRLSKLKILFLDYCSKLKSLPNVPLSTRLVSVQGCTALENYSNQVVVWTLGVAGFTIITCLGLAEDEDGTIVEVSLLDIHLLWQRYVKDQIHQMEGFCHVLPQNEIPEWFKHQRFGSFGPIPLPSNLFSNKNWKGIALCVIFVVPAHSNDVSPGEDTKYFHEFYCLLDKYGDLIAFKVPKETYVGSFGLWLYISHARFRKHLDGGSCFTPFIGTDSPDIEINMCGARILYKQDMGEFLQNLGQKIVGSPNDLRGELNSHSHSQLSRLYQVDWARNHLSDYIFPQIASPPRWFAYQNGPAIKTQLPADLHDHSRWRPTPVTELLPSNETIQGECTSRETIFSNQVMAAGTSKKVIAAGTSKSSSQGSLYLGKISSSLECWLKHRPHLQDRYEGPGTFNQCLPQSEIPGWFKSENIARSSSVTIQLPLNLYDNPEWMGFAFCAVFSFQKHPISVHMKDSGFSFIIVCHLKTNLGCMNPLYGISEEDVIISLHQRAFLWVSFIPSGFLSPKWSRCTSVEFSFVSDNSDVSALKCGVDLVYRQKLEFTRIMVQCITSHDGPFTSYERFPFYHPDQFSGSDGSRGTSGHYSYEQFYKTAALDFHPSTLYNFCFPPSKIQDWFSHPNHGHSVTIDLPSNLYHDSNWMGLVLYASFSINGDPNIIFSNLASGKSHFLYCQCQTSMANVDNQKIAFSTNKEEITWLLNLGEFIWICYVPGKPFKNMLRHCSHIEASFESDWLGVIVQNCALQLLYQHDQVQFEQELKYCNKLISENRQLVCKQQEDQKKINEQYHVDKGLQRKIFSNNNIDFEVKIFPRLIEQPETNDETEIQLGQSDLLENQEKVDTSKELTKISGEHLEKGPYDLLQKMDREIIREESEEPGRCITANKLLCKFGEESNYTGKQRQPIEMDAKQKRNYALENIEYEASSTTTSTSSSLSPSSSFDIAAGDEDLSSIGGHRSCSLDLPPFFHNQKSFRFEGTYGEFDFICRSLGLSGIDDFSIPTADWEAHRSKSDLATRLRNNLASSTSTPTPSRLKPAQPVKLDEVRVRVGSVTAGPSQGIKGARPPVLAPPPVAGRSVAVDSTSTWELLKSSAPLEDEVVAPNTTRLGGYAETTSSSSSSSVFSEEEDKKQNENENDIGIVRATNVIPVYSFSPRGKLRRSISSWQKGELLGSGSFGTVYEGYTEDGFFFAVKEVSFLDQGSQGKQSVSYLEQEISLLKQFEHENIVQYLGTEKDGSRIYIFLELVTKGSLASLYQKYRLRDSQVSAYTRQILNGLKYLHDKKVIHRDIKCSNILVDASGSVKLADFGSLAKVTKLNDIKSCIGTPFWMAPEVVNLKNRPYGLAADIWSLGCTVLEMLTRQHPYSPLEGVQALFTIGKGKPPLVPDSLSRDARDFILKCLQVNPNDRPTATQLLDHPFVTRPQNSFGPASPPNSIQL; encoded by the exons ATGGCATCCACCAGCATTCAAACTGTCCCATCCCCTATTACCTCTGCTTTTTCTAAACCCCAACCGAAATATGACGTTTTCCTCAGTTTTAGAGGAGAAGACACCCGTTGTACGTTTACCGACCATCTATATCGTGCTTTGgaatataaaaggattattgcCTTCAGGGACGATAAAGAACTTGAGATGGGAAAGCCCATTTCGCTGGAACTCTTGGAAGCAATCGAGAAATCGACGGTTGCGGTCatcattttctctaaaaattatGCATCTTCCACATGGTGTTTGGAAGAACTTGCAAAGATTGTTGAATGCAGGGATAGAGGGATAATATTGAGAGTGTTGCCCATTTTCTACTATGTGGAACCTACTGACGTGCGACATCAGAAGAACACTTTTGCAGAGGCCTTTGCAAAACATGAAAAGCGTTTCGAGGAGAACCCAACAAAGGTGCAGAAGTGGAAAACTGCTTTAACAAATGTGGCCAGTCTCTCTGGAAGGCATTTGAAGGATGG ggtgCCTGAGGCAAACTTTatccaaaacattgttgaatggatagatttgaaattgaatgaGAAACGTTCAAATGATACTGAAGATGGTCTTGTGGGAATAAGCTCTCGTGTTGAGGAAATGATTTCATATTTAGATCTGGAATCAACTGATGTTCACTTTATTGGAATATGTGAGAAGAGTGGTATGGGCAAGACAACTCTTGCACGAGCTGTTTTTGATAAGATTCTTAAACAATTTGAAGCTTCTAGTTTTCTCGAAAATGTTAGAGAGGAATCTAAAGCACATGGTTTAAAGACTTTACAAGAACGACTCCTTTGTGATATAGGAAAAGGGGGATTAAGGGTAAAGGATGTGCATAAGGGAATGCAAGTTATCAGCGATATACTGCATAACAAAAAGGTTcttattgttgttgatgatgtgaGTGAAAGAAGTCAATTAGAAACATTAGTAGGGAAGCGTGATTTGTTTGGCAAAGGAAGTAGAATCATTGTAACTACTGAAGACAGAGATTTGTTGGCAAGTtatgaaattaaaattgtatataagGCTAGAGGACTAAATGAAGTCGAAGCTCTACAACTTTTTAGTCTGAATGCCTTCCACAAACCTCATTGTGAGAATGATTTCTTGGAatattgcaacaattttgtTGAGTATGCTCAGAGAATTCCTTTGGTTCTTAAAGTTTTGGGTTCCTATTTGTATACTAGAACAAAAAATGAATGGGAAAGTGCTCTGAATCAGCTAATAAGAGCAATACCCCATGAAAAAACTACTAAGAAACTTAGAATTGCTTTTGATGGATTGGGGGCAGAtgagaaaaaactatttttagatattgcatgtttcttcCAAGGGGAGGAGAAGAATCGCATTGCTGATATACTAGAATCTTACTTCTCAGGCattaatccaataaaaaatctCATCGACAAATCTCTAATTACTCTTGTAGTGGGGGAAAAATTGTGGATGCATAATTTATTACAACAAATGGGTTGGGAAATTGTTAGTGAGGCATCAGATGAAGCTGGAGAACGTAGTAGGTTGTGGCATTGTGATGACGTCCTTGATGTATTAAAGAACAATACT GGAACAAAACATATAGAAGGCATGCTATTAAGATTGCCTccagatgatgaagaagaattGAATGCTGAATCATTCTCAAAGATGAATAAACTAAGATTGCTCAAAATTTGTAAGGTGCGCCTTTCTTGCCTCAGTTATCTTTCTAATGAGTTATGTTGGTTGGAATGGCATGATTATCCTTTGGAATCATTGCCTAATAGTTTTCAGCCTGGCGAACTTGTTGAGCTCATTATGCATCGCAGTTGTCTTCAGCAACTTCCAAGTGAATTTAGT AAGTTGGGAAAGCTAAAGCTCATTGACTTGAGTGACTCCCAAAACTTAACCCGAACTCCTGACTTCACTGGATTCTCAAATATTGAGAGGCTGAATTTCCAAGGTTGTACAAGATTGCATGAGTTGCACCCTTCTGTTGGAGGTCTTAAAAGACTTATTCTATTAAAtctaaaatattgtaaatgtcTTGAGAACCTTCCATCTGAGCTCAATTTGGAATCTCTTAAAACTTTAATTCTATCTGGCTGTTCAAGATTTAAGAAATTTCCCCGTATTGGGAGAAACATGAGAAGCTTGTTGAAGCTTTATTTGGATGGGACTGCCATTGAAGAACTACCACCAACAATCGGGCGTCTAACTGGCCTGACCTTATTGAATCTTCAAGACTGCAAAAACCTTAAGAGTTTTCCGAGTGACATTCATAGTTTGACATCGCTTGGAATTCTCACTCTATCAGGATGTAAGTGTCAACCACCAAAAGCAGGGCATTTGCTTGGGCTCTCTCCTATTGGATCCTCAATTGGTGCCACCCGCACTTTTCCACGactaattttatttctttttctatctttccTAGCATGGCGATACACCTATCTCAGAATTCCTATATTTGCTACAACTGCTTTGTCAACATATTGTTTCCACAATGCCCGGCATCCTGAACCAGGGCCCATCAACCTGTTGTTGTCTAATTCGTTTTCAAAATTAAGCACTTTGGTAACTCTAAGTCTAAGTGATTGCAATCTGTTGGCACTCCCTGATGACCCTAGCTGCTTGTTGTCAATAGAGTATTtgaatttgagcaaaaataattttatatgctTGCCCGATTACACTTCTCGACTTTCAAAGCTCAAAATTCTTTTCTTGGATTATTGTAGCAAGCTTAAATCATTGCCAAATGTTCCATTAAGTACAAGGTTAGTTTCAGTACAAGGATGTACTGCGCttgaaaattattcaaatcaaGTTGTTGTATGGACTTTGGGTGTAGCAGGATTCACTATTATTACTTGCCTTGGCTTGGCCGAGGATGAAGATGGCACAATTGTTGAGGTTTCTTTGCTAGACATACACCTATTATGGCAAAGATACGTGAAG gatcaaattcatcaaatggaAGGCTTTTGCCATGTTTTACCTCAAAATGAAATTCCAGAGTGGTTCAAGCATCAGAGGTTTGGGTCATTTGGACCAATCCCACTACCTTCAAATCTCTTTAGTAATAAAAATTGGAAAGGAATCGCTCTATGTGTCATTTTTGTAGTTCCAGCACATTCGAACGACGTTTCTCCTGGAGAGGATACAAAATACTTTCATGAGTTTTATTGTCTTTTGGACAAATATGGAGATCTTATAGCTTTCAAGGTTCCTAAGGAAACATATGTTGGTTCATTTGGACTTTGGCTATATATATCGCATGCGAGGTTTAGAAAACATTTAGACGGAGGGAGTTGCTTTACCCCTTTCATTGGAACCGACAGCCCGGATATTGAGATTAATATGTGTGGTGCACGTATTCTATATAAGCAAGATATGGGAGAATTTCTACAGAACTTAGGCCAAAAAATTGTTGGGAGTCCTAATGACCTCCGTGGAGAGCTTAactcacactcacactcacaGCTTTCAAGATTGTATCAG GTGGATTGGGCACGAAACCATCTGTCTGATTATATCTTTCCTCAGATTGCGTCTCCACCACGCTGGTTTGCTTATCAAAATGGGCCCGCCATAAAAACGCAGTTACCTGCAGATTTGCATGATCATTCAAGGTG GAGGCCTACCCCCGTGACAGAGCTTCTACCAAGTAATGAAACTATACAAGGGGAGTGTACTTCACGagaaacaatattttcaaatcAAGTAATGGCTGCAGGCACCTCAAAAAAAGTAATAGCTGCAGGCACTTCAAAAAGTTCAAGTCAAGGGTCTCTTTATTTAGGCAAGATATCAAGCAGCCTTGAATGTTGGTTAAAACATAGGCCACATTTgcag GACCGCTACGAGGGCCCTGGTACTTTCAATCAATGTTTGCCTCAAAGTGAAATCCCAGGGTGGttcaaatctgaaaatattGCTAGATCCTCATCAGTAACAATTCAGCTACCTCTAAATTTGTATGACAATCCTGAGTGGATGGGATTTGCATTTTGTGCTGTTTTCTCGTTTCAAAAGCATCCTATTTCCGTTCATATGAAAGATTCAggattttcttttatcatcgtTTGTCATTTGAAGACCAACTTGGGTTGTATGAATCCATTATATGGCATCAGTGAAGAGGACGTAATAATATCATTACACCAACGGGCATTCCTTTGGGTATCATTCATTCCATCTGGGTTTCTTTCACCCAAATGGAGTCGATGCACTTCGGTTGAATTCTCATTTGTGAGCGATAATTCGGATGTGTCGGCGCTAAAGTGCGGGGTCGATCTTGTATACCGGCAAAAATTGGAATTTACTCGTATAATGGTACAATGCATAACCTCACACGATGGTCCTTTCACATCGTATGAAAGATTTCCCTTTTATCATCCTGATCAATTCAGTGGCAGTGACGGCTCTAGGGGAACTTCTGGTCACTATTCTTATGAGCAATTCTACAAAACTGCCGCCTTG GACTTTCATCCATCCACtttgtataatttttgtttcCCTCCAAGTAAAATTCAAGACTGGTTTAGTCATCCGAATCATGGACACTCAGTGACAATTGACCTACCCTCAAATTTGTACCACGATAGTAATTGGATGGGACTTGTTCTGTATGCTTCTTTCTCCATCAATGGGGATCCAAACATCATCTTTAGCAATCTGGCATCAGGAAAATCTCACTTCCTATATTGTCAATGCCAAACAAGTATGGCTAATGTTGATAATCAGAAAATTGCTTTCTCCACCAATAAAGAAGAAATCACGTGGTTACTTAATCTAGGTGAATTCATTTGGATATGCTACGTACCAGGAAAGCCATTTAAGAATATGTTGCGACACTGCAGCCACATTGAGGCCTCATTTGAGAGTGATTGGTTAGGCGTGATAGTGCAGAATTGTGCGTTACAACTTTTGTACCAGCACGATCAAGTGCAGTTTGAGCAAGAACTAAAATACTGCAACAAATTGATTTCAGAGAATCGACAGCTTGTTTGTAAACAACAAGAggatcaaaaaaaaataaatgaacaatACCATGTTGATAAAGGacttcaaagaaaaatcttttctaataataatattgactTTGAAGTTAAAATATTTCCAAGGCTAATTGAACAACCGGAGACTAATGATGAAACTGAGATTCAACTTGGCCAAAGTGACCTGCTG GAGAACCAAGAGAAGGTGGACACTTCAAAAGAACTGACCAAAATCTCTGGAGAGCATTTAGAGAAAGG TCCTTATGATTTACTACAAAAAATGGATCGAGAAATTATCCGTGAGGAATCAGAGGAACCTGGAAGATGCATTACGgcaaataaattattatgtaaATTTGGAGAAGAAAGTAATTATACAGGTAAGCAGAGGCAACCAATTGAAATGGACGCAAAGCAAAAGCGAAACTACGCCTTAGAGAACATCGAATACGAGGCCTCGTCCACCACCACTTCCACCTCTTCTTCTTTAAGTCCTTCTTCCTCGTTCGACATCGCCGCCGGCGACGAAGACTTGTCGTCTATAGGCGGCCATCGAAGTTGCTCTCTCGACCTTCCTCCATTTTTTCACAACCAAAAGAGCTTCAGATTCGAAGGCACATATGGCGAATTCGACTTCATTTGTCGCTCTTTGGGCCTTTCCGGGATCGACGACTTCTCTATCCCCACCGCTGATTGGGAAGCCCACCGCTCCAAATCCGACCTCGCCACTCGCCTCCGCAACAATCTCGCTTCTTCTACTTCTACTCCTACTCCTTCGCGGCTCAAACCGGCTCAACCGGTAAAGCTCGATGAGGTTAGGGTTAGGGTGGGTTCTGTCACTGCGGGACCTAGTCAAGGAATCAAAGGAGCTCGGCCGCCGGTCCTCGCTCCTCCGCCTGTGGCGGGGCGGTCGGTGGCGGTTGATTCCACCTCAACTTGGGAGCTTTTGAAGTCCTCTGCTCCACTTGAAGACGAAGTCGTAGCACCTAACACTACGCGTTTGGGAGGGTACGCTGAAACGAcaagctcttcttcttcttcttcggtTTTTTCGGAAGAAGAGGATAAGAAGCAGAACGAGAATGAGAATGATATCGGGATTGTTCGCGCAACGAATGTGATTCCAGTGTATAGTTTTTCGCCGAGAGGGAAATTGAGACGGAGTATTAGTTCGTGGCAAAAGggtgagcttcttggaagtggCTCTTTCGGAACCGTCTATGAGGGCTACACTGAGGATGGCTTCTTTTTTGCTGTAAAGGAGGTTTCATTCCTGGATCAAGGAAGCCAGGGCAAGCAGAGCGTTTCCTACCTTGAGCAGGAGATTTCACTTTTAAAGCAATTTGAACATGAGAATATAGTTCAGTATCTTGGCACGGAAAAGGATGGAAGTAGGATTTATATCTTCCTTGAGCTCGTAACAAAAGGGTCACTTGCCAGTCTTTATCAAAAGTATCGCTTGAGGGATTCTCAAGTCTCTGCTTACACAAGACAGATTTTGAATGGATTGAAGTATCTTCATGATAAGAAAGTGATCCACAGGGACATCAAATGTTCTAATATATTGGTGGATGCAAGTGGATCTGTAAAACTTGCAGATTTTGGGTCCTTAGCAAAGGTAACCAAATTGAATGATATTAAGTCTTGCATAGGGACTCCATTCTGGATGGCACCTGAGGTTGTTAATTTAAAAAACCGTCCCTACGGGCTTGCAGCTGATATATGGAGCCTTGGATGCACTGTGCTGGAGATGTTAACGCGTCAACATCCATACTCTCCCTTGGAAGGCGTGCAAGCATTGTTTACGATTGGCAAGGGTAAACCTCCTCTAGTTCCTGATTCCTTGTCAAGAGATGCCCGAGATTTCATCCTCAAATGCCTACAAGTTAACCCAAATGATCGGCCTACAGCAACTCAGCTATTGGATCATCCATTTGTGACTAGACCTCAAAATTCCTTTGGACCTGCTTCTCCTCCCAACAGCATACAGTTATAA